The following are from one region of the Hyalangium gracile genome:
- a CDS encoding spermine/spermidine synthase domain-containing protein: MHGASGFPKNLVSSFLFLSGATALVYELVWSKYLANVLGNSGQAHAVVLATFMGGLALGAYVFGRTADRVKSPLAMYGLLELGVGIYALLFPWVLELLSAAYLAVAVKVPDGARVVPKLALAALSLVVPTMLMGGTLPALVRHFSATLAHVRRELARLYAINSLGAALGVFLAGVSLVPAIGLSLSAKLAATLNILLALGAIALARKPPPALVQDTSAEGAASAESGDELSYPRSAVRAALLGVALSGFTSMLYQVTWIRLLSVVLGASTYAFTLILTAFILGIGLGSFWLMTRKGRGDLLRLFAWLQVALVASVCVALPLYVRLPYLFRKAQFVMTRSLDTWPYFQGLTFVFCCVVLLVPTFFMGAAFPAAARVATAKVTEVGRQLGGVYLWNTLGTITGAALGGLVLMPWWGMEGNFIAGLVGNLVAAAVAFAAVPGRPAQPARAFWPLGVGVACGLLFLLPMSGWATRLSGIASFRMMEAPPRSYDEAVSTFEQSTQPLFYQDDTFATVLVGELKGGHRFLKLNGKVDASTGLDMETQILAGHLGMLLHPRPPENVLLVGAGSGVTAGSVLAHPVKHLDMVEISPAVVEAARLFKAVNRNAVDDPRTFVHIDDAKTFMALAPLKYDLVISEPSNPWVAGVSGLFSRDFFRTVDQHLTEDGILVQWIHTYESSEEIIRLVMRTLRETFPYATTWLGPTDLILVASRKPLTFDARQVAERMALPDVREDLGRTDIHDVFGLLAKQVHSDEGQREFARTGPINTDDHNLLEYAAPVAFFLQNQETRVHDERRGPDGGARLWIHRYLQENPPTAEQAAHLYRNLDRNHAINDPLLRGAAALWYSLAPDSLEARVALANTTIAQKDLTLAESVLAPALERGREDPRFVSAWLRLMTARAWSSRTAWTPASGLTEAVALGRARVAAHPEDAELAKALKGICEVVPQACIPSGPAVSAPAEAAPGTP, encoded by the coding sequence ATGCACGGTGCCTCGGGCTTCCCGAAGAATCTGGTTTCAAGCTTCCTGTTCCTCTCCGGGGCGACCGCCCTGGTCTATGAGCTCGTCTGGTCCAAGTATCTCGCCAATGTGCTCGGGAACAGCGGGCAGGCGCATGCCGTGGTGCTCGCCACCTTCATGGGAGGGTTGGCACTGGGGGCATATGTCTTCGGGAGAACAGCAGACCGGGTGAAGAGCCCCCTGGCCATGTACGGCCTGCTGGAGCTGGGGGTGGGCATCTACGCGCTGCTGTTCCCCTGGGTGCTGGAGCTGCTGAGCGCGGCATACCTGGCGGTGGCGGTGAAGGTGCCGGACGGGGCGAGGGTGGTGCCCAAGCTGGCGCTGGCGGCGCTGTCCCTGGTGGTGCCCACCATGCTCATGGGCGGCACGCTGCCGGCGCTGGTGCGGCACTTCTCCGCGACGCTGGCCCACGTGCGGCGCGAGCTGGCGCGCCTGTACGCCATCAACAGCCTGGGCGCCGCGCTGGGCGTCTTCCTCGCGGGCGTCAGCCTGGTGCCGGCCATCGGCCTGTCGCTGTCGGCGAAGCTGGCCGCGACGCTCAACATCCTGCTGGCGCTCGGGGCCATCGCGCTGGCGCGCAAGCCCCCGCCCGCGCTCGTCCAGGACACGTCGGCCGAGGGGGCCGCGTCCGCCGAGAGCGGTGACGAGCTGTCCTATCCCCGCTCGGCGGTGCGGGCCGCGCTGCTGGGCGTGGCGCTGTCGGGCTTCACGTCCATGCTCTACCAGGTGACGTGGATCCGCCTGCTGTCCGTCGTCCTGGGGGCCTCCACCTACGCCTTCACGCTCATCCTCACGGCCTTCATCCTGGGCATCGGCCTGGGCAGCTTCTGGCTGATGACGCGCAAGGGGAGGGGGGACCTGCTGCGCCTGTTCGCGTGGCTGCAGGTGGCGCTGGTGGCCAGCGTGTGCGTGGCGCTGCCGCTCTACGTCCGGCTGCCCTACCTGTTCCGCAAGGCGCAGTTCGTGATGACGCGCTCGCTGGACACGTGGCCGTACTTCCAGGGCCTCACCTTCGTGTTCTGCTGCGTGGTGCTGCTGGTGCCGACGTTCTTCATGGGCGCGGCCTTCCCGGCGGCGGCGCGCGTGGCCACCGCGAAGGTGACGGAGGTGGGGCGCCAGCTGGGCGGCGTGTACCTGTGGAACACCCTGGGCACCATCACGGGCGCGGCGCTGGGCGGGCTGGTGCTGATGCCGTGGTGGGGCATGGAGGGCAACTTCATCGCCGGGCTGGTGGGCAACCTCGTGGCCGCCGCGGTGGCCTTCGCCGCCGTCCCCGGGCGCCCCGCTCAGCCAGCCCGCGCCTTCTGGCCGCTGGGTGTCGGAGTGGCCTGCGGCCTGCTGTTCCTCCTGCCCATGTCCGGCTGGGCCACGCGGCTGTCGGGCATCGCGTCCTTCCGCATGATGGAGGCGCCGCCCCGGAGCTACGACGAGGCCGTCTCCACCTTCGAGCAGAGCACCCAGCCCCTCTTCTACCAGGACGACACCTTCGCCACCGTGCTGGTGGGCGAGCTGAAGGGCGGGCACCGCTTCCTGAAGCTCAACGGCAAGGTGGACGCCTCCACCGGCCTGGACATGGAGACGCAGATCCTCGCCGGCCACCTGGGCATGCTGCTGCACCCGCGCCCGCCGGAGAACGTGCTCCTGGTGGGCGCTGGCTCGGGCGTCACGGCGGGCTCGGTGCTGGCCCACCCCGTCAAGCACCTGGACATGGTGGAGATCTCCCCCGCCGTGGTGGAGGCGGCCCGCCTCTTCAAGGCCGTCAACCGCAACGCCGTGGATGATCCGCGGACGTTCGTCCACATCGACGACGCCAAGACGTTCATGGCGCTGGCGCCGCTCAAGTACGATCTCGTCATCAGCGAGCCGTCCAACCCCTGGGTGGCGGGCGTCTCCGGCCTCTTCTCGCGGGACTTCTTCCGCACCGTGGATCAGCACCTCACCGAGGACGGCATCCTGGTGCAGTGGATCCACACCTACGAGAGCAGCGAGGAGATCATCCGGCTCGTCATGCGCACCCTGCGCGAGACGTTCCCCTACGCCACCACCTGGCTGGGCCCGACGGACCTCATCCTCGTGGCCAGCCGCAAGCCGCTGACGTTCGACGCGCGGCAGGTAGCCGAGCGCATGGCCCTGCCGGACGTGCGCGAGGACCTGGGGCGCACCGACATCCACGACGTGTTCGGGCTGCTCGCCAAGCAGGTGCACAGCGACGAGGGGCAGCGCGAGTTCGCCCGCACCGGCCCCATCAACACCGACGACCACAACCTGCTCGAGTACGCCGCGCCGGTGGCCTTCTTCCTCCAGAACCAGGAGACGCGCGTCCACGACGAGCGCCGCGGGCCGGATGGTGGCGCGCGGCTGTGGATCCACCGCTACCTCCAGGAGAACCCGCCCACCGCCGAGCAGGCGGCCCACCTCTACCGCAACCTGGATCGCAACCACGCCATCAATGATCCGCTCCTGCGCGGGGCCGCGGCGCTCTGGTACTCGCTGGCGCCGGACAGCCTGGAGGCCCGGGTGGCGCTCGCCAACACCACCATCGCCCAGAAGGATCTGACGCTGGCCGAGTCAGTGCTCGCGCCGGCGCTGGAGCGGGGGCGCGAGGATCCCCGCTTCGTCTCCGCCTGGCTGCGGCTGATGACGGCTCGGGCCTGGTCCTCGCGCACCGCATGGACGCCTGCGTCCGGACTCACCGAGGCCGTGGCGCTGGGGCGGGCTCGAGTGGCGGCTCATCCGGAGGATGCGGAGCTGGCCAAGGCGCTCAAGGGGATCTGCGAGGTCGTGCCACAGGCCTGTATCCCCTCGGGTCCCGCGGTTTCGGCGCCCGCCGAGGCGGCTCCGGGGACGCCGTGA